The window AGTTGAAAGATTTGGCGGTTGGCGCGCTTTTGCATGATATCGGCAAAGTCGGCCGTGAAGAGGATGGCCCGGAGACAAGCAAAGAGCATCATACGTGGCGCGGTTTTGAACTGCTGAAAACGAAGCGGGAATACAGCTTGCTGATCTCCCACATCTGTTTGCAGCACCATGAAACGATCGACGGGAATGGCATTCCGCGAAGACTGAACGGCGACAAAATCCACGCCTTCGCCAAAATTGTGGCAATAGCGAACCTGTATGACAATTTGATTTCAGGCTTTTCGCATGGAAAAAGGTTTTTGCCCCATGAAGCGTGCGAACGGATTTCCGCGCTGGCGGGCGTTACGTTGGAGCATGAATACGTGCTGCATTTTCTAAAAACGGTATCCGTATACCCGACCGGAACGTCGGTCAAGCTTTCCACGAAAGAAACCGGCGTGGTGGTCGGACAGCACCGCGGATTGCCAGGAAGACCCGTGGTGAGGGTTTTCAAGCGGAATGACAATCAGTATGAGGCCAAAGAAGTCGATCTGGCCCGCAATCCGACCGTTTTTATCGAAGCGGTCCTGTAGCCGAAAGAAGGCTGACGTTTGAATCGTAAATTTTGGAGGTTACCACATGGGCTGGGATATCGCAATCCCCGTATTGACACTTATAATTGGCGCGGTGGCAGGCTTCTTCATCGGCGTGTACTACTTGCGCAAACAACTGGAAAAAATGCAGAATAACCCGGAGATGTTGAAGCAAATGGCCAAAAAAATGGGCTATAACATCAACAACAAGCAATTGAACCAGGTACAGCAAATGTTGAAAAACAAAAAGTTCCGCTAGTTTGGCGGACAAAATCTTCAGGTTTTTTGATTTAGTTTCAAATCTCACTGCCTAACGCAAAACGGGGGCTTATCTCCCTGCCAAACGCTAACGATCGCAGCAGACGCTATTTGCCGAAAAAAGGCTGATTTGAAATTGTAACGGTCGCAGCGGACGCTAATTGTCGTTCCGATGCCCGAATATCAGGGAAAATGCCAGAATAGGCTCATCCACGACCGTTACAATCGAAAAGTGGTCAATTTGCGCAAAATAAGCTCTCCCACGACCGTTAAAGGTTGCAAGTTGGGTTTATGGTTGCGAGTTGGGTAAAAGGTTGCAATCTGGCAAACCGACCGAGTTTTCGTCGACAAGCTTTAGATGGCTTTAGCCACGGAACGCTATTCAGCAGGCTTTAGCCTGGATAGGCGGCTTTCAGTCGCCAAAAAGTGAACCTACCGGCTTTAGCCGGTAATCGTTTAGTTGGATTCTATCCAACAAATTTGGGCGAATTCCGGCATCTTTATTTGATTTCAGGTAAAATAATTGGATGAAATCCAACTGAATGCAACTCAACTGCGACCGCCACTGTAATTAATTGGGTAAAATCCATTTAACCGCCCGGAGAACGGGCGTAGTTCGGCGCGATTTTCGCCGGACGATTTTTTTTGCCATTTGAAAATTTATATTGAATCCAATATGATAGTACTTATTAATAAGTGCCTGTTATGTCGCTTTTTTTCTTTTTGGCACTTTGTTATAATTAAACCCTGTGTATGAGACAAGCAAAGGAGTAGGTCCGATGGCTGGAGTTAAAGAATATACAAATCAAAGCGTTGCCAGGAATCGGGAAGAGATTGAGAAACATATTCGCGAAATTCTCCGGTTGATTGGCGAGGACCCGGGGCGCGAAGGGTTGCTGGAAACGCCCGGACGCGTGGCAAACATGTATAAGGAAGTATTCGCCGGCTATGATGTCGACCCGCGCGATGTGCTGGGTGTAACTTTTGATGAACAGCATGAAGAGTTGGTGATCGTAAAGGATATTATTTTCTACAGCCACTGCGAACATCACATGGTGCCGTTTTTCGGCAAAATTCATATCGGGTACATCCCGAGCGGGAAAATTGCCGGATTGAGCAAATTCGCCAGACTTGTCGATGCCGTAACCCGCCGTTTGCAGGTTCAGGAGCGGATTACTTCGGAAATTGCCGACATTATTGACGAGATTCTCGATCCGCAAGGCGTGATGGTGGTTGTGGAAGCGGAGCATTTGTGCATGTGTATGCGAGGCGTAAAAAAATACGGCAGCAAAACCGTTTCCTCGGCAGTTAGAGGATATTTTCGCAATGACGCCGCGTTGCGTTCCGAATTCATGTCGCTCATCAAAGGATAGCGGGCCGTTCTAAGCTTGCGTGTCGGACGACGCGGAGATTGCTTTTAAAAATCCGAGCGTTTTTCGCAAATATTCCTTTGGCTGAAAACGGAATGTCATCTCGTGCCCGCGTTTTGCGGGAAACCATGCGCGGGAATAAGGGTTTGTTTGCCGGGCGTAAAGCTGTTGCGACAGTTTGTACGGAGATTTCCGGTCTTTTTTGCCGTGGATAAAGAAAATCGGAAACGAATAGTCGTGCGAGATGATGTCCTGCGCATGAATTTCGTTCATGTCAAATCCGGCGATATAGGGGAACAAAAAGCTTAACAACCGCGCCGAAGGAAATGCCGGAAGGTGCAAGATCCGCTTCAGATTGTAAGCCAGCGAATGTTCGTCAAGCAAAAAGGTGCTGTCCAGTATCATACCGTCCACATGACTGTCTATTAATGCGGC is drawn from Bacilli bacterium and contains these coding sequences:
- the folE gene encoding GTP cyclohydrolase I FolE — its product is MAGVKEYTNQSVARNREEIEKHIREILRLIGEDPGREGLLETPGRVANMYKEVFAGYDVDPRDVLGVTFDEQHEELVIVKDIIFYSHCEHHMVPFFGKIHIGYIPSGKIAGLSKFARLVDAVTRRLQVQERITSEIADIIDEILDPQGVMVVVEAEHLCMCMRGVKKYGSKTVSSAVRGYFRNDAALRSEFMSLIKG
- a CDS encoding YneF family protein is translated as MGWDIAIPVLTLIIGAVAGFFIGVYYLRKQLEKMQNNPEMLKQMAKKMGYNINNKQLNQVQQMLKNKKFR
- a CDS encoding HD domain-containing phosphohydrolase, producing MRFVSIEAVEPGQRLGKSIFTGNGTTLLAENSQLTVPLINTLKRIGVTMIFIKDERFDDVVIEDVVSEKTKMAVISKMSETFYAVRSGKEFDTRSISVSVDRMLDELMANKHLLAQLNEIRSNDNEMYVHALHVCVMSVLIGINAGFSPAQLKDLAVGALLHDIGKVGREEDGPETSKEHHTWRGFELLKTKREYSLLISHICLQHHETIDGNGIPRRLNGDKIHAFAKIVAIANLYDNLISGFSHGKRFLPHEACERISALAGVTLEHEYVLHFLKTVSVYPTGTSVKLSTKETGVVVGQHRGLPGRPVVRVFKRNDNQYEAKEVDLARNPTVFIEAVL